In Natrinema amylolyticum, the following are encoded in one genomic region:
- a CDS encoding DUF7575 domain-containing protein, whose protein sequence is MAQSVSRKRPWLAAVLAAVVTGLGHLYLRRWRRALGWLAVSLGVTALFTDPAALEEFRTGSWTLDALLSIAPMVIVIGFSIVDAYLLAQIQNADARSTESPDRDPVSCPHCGNDFDPDLEFCHWCTKSVDGTDRDRREI, encoded by the coding sequence ATGGCCCAGTCGGTATCGCGGAAGCGACCGTGGCTCGCGGCAGTGCTCGCAGCAGTCGTCACTGGCCTCGGGCATCTGTACCTCCGGCGGTGGCGTCGCGCACTCGGATGGCTCGCCGTCTCACTCGGCGTAACCGCGTTGTTTACCGATCCAGCGGCGCTCGAGGAGTTCAGAACCGGTAGCTGGACCCTCGATGCACTGTTGTCGATCGCACCGATGGTCATCGTTATCGGGTTCAGCATCGTCGACGCGTATCTCCTCGCACAGATCCAGAACGCGGACGCTCGTTCGACCGAGTCCCCCGATAGAGATCCGGTTTCGTGTCCCCACTGTGGAAACGACTTCGATCCAGACCTCGAGTTCTGTCACTGGTGTACGAAATCGGTCGACGGAACCGATCGCGATCGGCGGGAGATCTGA
- a CDS encoding TetR/AcrR family transcriptional regulator yields the protein MADSPEPSPSDPNEQIMRATYRALREHGYADLTMKRIAEEYGKSTAAIHYHYDTKDELLAAFLDYLLDRFRETVHEVETTDPEHRLELLLDKLLVEPEDHRDLLIAMLEMRSQAPYKDTFSERFQQNDEYVRYMLTTVIDHGITEDVFTDINAEHVSRALMTIVDGARTREVVLDDPDALATARRTADEYVTAVLLGDE from the coding sequence ATGGCCGATTCACCGGAACCGTCTCCCTCGGATCCGAACGAGCAGATCATGCGTGCCACCTACCGGGCGCTTCGCGAGCACGGGTACGCCGATCTCACGATGAAACGGATCGCCGAGGAGTATGGCAAGTCGACCGCCGCGATCCATTACCACTACGATACGAAAGACGAGCTTCTCGCAGCGTTTCTGGACTATCTCCTCGACCGATTTCGGGAAACGGTACACGAGGTGGAAACGACCGATCCGGAGCACCGACTGGAACTGCTACTCGACAAGTTGTTGGTCGAACCGGAGGATCACCGAGACCTGTTGATCGCGATGCTGGAAATGCGGAGCCAGGCGCCGTACAAGGACACGTTCAGCGAACGGTTCCAGCAGAACGATGAGTACGTTCGCTACATGCTCACGACGGTGATCGATCACGGAATTACGGAGGACGTATTTACCGATATCAATGCGGAACACGTCTCGCGGGCACTTATGACGATCGTTGATGGCGCCCGCACTCGAGAGGTCGTCCTCGACGATCCGGACGCACTCGCAACGGCCAGACGGACTGCCGACGAATACGTGACTGCGGTCCTGTTGGGCGACGAGTGA
- a CDS encoding transcription initiation factor IIB family protein, with the protein MTRESLTAEITAIATELEVDDSIGQYAAILADELRDRDGQVTASKRTAGACLLAACRLREEPVRVTVIADQTDVSKEQILGEMQRLSRELGVGVPLTDPETLLEKRCDELALPDHVRKRAVRLARFGDDAGVTSGVSPYTYTAAVLYVVCSPTDVDLSQADIAAHFDVSTATLRERRDDLLEATGSKLFEIQFPTAPPEAVSLVDDLLAEARTTEWARNKRSLGILGGAWLYVANAAEIRTSATELATITGVSESTIRARYEQFVEYVDTANRAPVMAPPEQR; encoded by the coding sequence ATGACACGCGAATCACTTACGGCGGAGATAACGGCGATAGCAACGGAACTCGAGGTTGACGATTCGATCGGGCAGTACGCAGCGATACTCGCCGACGAGTTGCGGGACCGAGACGGTCAGGTCACGGCATCGAAACGGACTGCCGGTGCGTGTTTGCTCGCCGCGTGTCGGCTTCGCGAGGAGCCGGTACGAGTGACCGTCATCGCCGATCAGACGGACGTTTCGAAGGAGCAGATTCTCGGTGAAATGCAGCGTCTCTCCCGAGAACTCGGGGTCGGAGTTCCGCTCACTGATCCGGAGACACTTCTCGAGAAGCGCTGTGACGAGCTCGCGTTGCCGGACCACGTTCGGAAACGGGCCGTACGTCTCGCCCGGTTCGGTGATGACGCTGGCGTGACGAGCGGCGTTTCACCGTACACCTATACCGCCGCAGTGCTCTACGTCGTCTGCTCACCGACCGACGTTGATCTCTCACAGGCCGATATTGCGGCTCACTTCGACGTTTCGACTGCCACCCTCCGCGAACGACGAGACGACCTCCTCGAGGCGACGGGAAGCAAACTGTTCGAGATCCAGTTTCCGACTGCGCCTCCCGAGGCAGTGTCGCTTGTCGATGACCTGCTCGCCGAGGCGCGGACGACCGAGTGGGCACGGAACAAGCGGAGTTTGGGAATCCTCGGCGGTGCATGGTTGTACGTCGCAAACGCTGCCGAGATACGGACGAGCGCGACGGAGTTGGCGACCATCACGGGCGTCAGTGAATCCACGATTCGCGCTCGCTACGAGCAGTTCGTCGAATACGTCGATACTGCGAACCGAGCCCCCGTTATGGCGCCCCCTGAGCAGCGGTGA
- the lonB gene encoding ATP-dependent protease LonB: MSNNTDGDYSPEDASDAAPDGDDRAEQSERQGDQSLEEVGDRRNDVDDPIDDFEPSSDNEDDDIETVNDLGSTVEVDPGVEIDEEIAEDDLLGGLKIDSTEEIEVPDRLVDQVIGQDEARDIIIKAAKQRRHVMMIGSPGTGKSMLAKAMSQLLPQEDLQDVLVYHNPDDDNEPKVRTVPAGKGDQIVDAHKEEADKRNRRRSILMWVIIAVVIGYAVIAGPLLLGLLAAGVIWLIFRNIGQGADAMVPNLLVNNGEQRVAPFEDATGAHAGALLGDVRHDPFQSGGMGTPSHERVEPGSIHQSNKGVLFLDEINTLDIQTQQKLMTAIQEGEFSITGQSERSSGAMVQTEPVPCDFIMVAAGNLDAMENMHPALRNRIKGYGYEVYMDDTIDDTPEMRRKYARFIAQEVERDGRLPHFTDDAVEEVLLEAKRRSGRKNHLTLHFRTLGGLVRVAGDIARAEDREYTTRDDVLRAKDRSRSIEQQLADDYIERRKDYELQVNDGGVEGRVNGLAVMGEDSGIMLPVMAEIAPTQGGGRVIATGKLQEMAEESVQNVSAIIKNFSDVDLSEKDIHIQFVQAGEGGVDGDSASITVATAVISALENIPVDQSVAMTGSLSVRGDVLPVGGVTHKIEAAAKAGCTKVIIPEANEQDVMIEDEYEEMIEIIPCSNISEVLDVALIGEPKKDSLIDRLRSITGTTFDQNTVGSAGSSNPSLQ, encoded by the coding sequence ATGAGTAACAATACAGACGGTGACTACTCTCCCGAAGACGCCTCGGACGCTGCCCCCGACGGGGACGACCGCGCCGAGCAGTCCGAGCGGCAGGGAGATCAGTCGCTCGAGGAGGTCGGTGACCGTCGCAACGACGTCGACGATCCGATCGACGACTTCGAACCGTCGTCCGACAACGAGGACGACGATATCGAGACGGTCAACGATCTCGGCAGCACAGTCGAGGTGGATCCGGGCGTCGAAATCGACGAGGAGATCGCCGAGGACGATCTGCTGGGCGGTCTAAAGATCGATTCGACCGAGGAAATCGAAGTCCCGGACCGACTCGTCGACCAGGTCATCGGCCAGGACGAAGCCCGAGATATCATCATCAAGGCGGCCAAGCAGCGCCGGCACGTCATGATGATCGGCTCGCCGGGGACCGGTAAGTCGATGCTGGCCAAGGCGATGAGTCAGCTACTTCCCCAGGAGGATCTCCAGGACGTTTTAGTCTACCACAATCCGGACGACGACAACGAGCCGAAAGTACGGACCGTTCCCGCCGGAAAGGGCGACCAGATCGTCGATGCGCACAAGGAGGAAGCCGACAAGCGCAACCGACGGCGCTCGATCCTGATGTGGGTCATCATCGCGGTCGTCATCGGGTACGCCGTTATCGCGGGCCCCCTCCTGCTCGGCCTCCTCGCGGCGGGGGTCATCTGGCTGATCTTTCGAAACATCGGTCAGGGGGCAGATGCGATGGTGCCCAACTTGCTCGTCAACAACGGCGAACAGCGCGTCGCGCCCTTCGAGGACGCGACCGGTGCCCACGCCGGCGCACTGCTGGGCGACGTCCGTCACGACCCCTTCCAGTCCGGCGGCATGGGGACCCCGAGTCACGAACGAGTCGAACCCGGCTCCATCCACCAGTCCAACAAGGGCGTGTTGTTCCTCGACGAGATCAACACGCTCGATATTCAGACTCAGCAGAAGCTGATGACGGCCATTCAGGAGGGCGAGTTCTCCATCACGGGCCAGTCCGAGCGCTCCTCGGGCGCGATGGTCCAGACCGAACCCGTCCCCTGTGACTTCATCATGGTCGCCGCTGGGAACCTCGACGCCATGGAGAACATGCACCCCGCGCTCCGCAATCGGATCAAGGGCTACGGGTACGAGGTCTACATGGACGACACCATCGATGACACCCCCGAAATGCGGCGCAAGTACGCCCGCTTCATCGCCCAAGAGGTCGAACGCGACGGCCGCCTGCCACACTTCACTGACGACGCCGTCGAGGAAGTCCTCCTCGAGGCCAAGCGCCGGTCGGGCCGGAAGAACCACCTCACGCTGCACTTCCGGACCCTCGGTGGCCTGGTCCGCGTCGCGGGCGACATCGCTCGCGCCGAGGATCGTGAGTACACTACCCGCGACGACGTCCTCCGAGCGAAGGATCGCTCGCGGTCGATCGAGCAACAGCTCGCCGACGACTACATCGAGCGCCGCAAGGACTACGAACTGCAGGTCAACGACGGCGGCGTCGAGGGCCGCGTCAACGGCCTCGCCGTCATGGGCGAGGACTCCGGGATCATGCTCCCCGTCATGGCTGAAATCGCCCCCACACAGGGCGGTGGGCGAGTGATCGCCACCGGGAAGCTTCAGGAGATGGCCGAGGAGTCGGTCCAGAACGTCTCCGCGATCATCAAGAACTTCTCCGACGTCGACCTCTCGGAGAAGGACATCCACATCCAGTTCGTTCAGGCCGGCGAAGGCGGCGTCGACGGCGACTCCGCCTCCATCACCGTGGCGACCGCTGTCATCAGCGCACTGGAAAACATCCCGGTCGATCAGTCGGTCGCGATGACCGGCTCCCTCTCCGTACGGGGCGACGTGCTTCCGGTCGGCGGGGTCACCCACAAGATCGAAGCCGCCGCGAAGGCCGGCTGTACGAAGGTCATCATCCCCGAAGCGAACGAACAGGACGTGATGATCGAAGACGAGTACGAAGAGATGATCGAGATCATCCCCTGCTCGAACATCAGCGAGGTCCTAGACGTCGCCCTGATAGGCGAACCAAAGAAGGACTCGCTGATCGATCGGCTCAGGTCGATCACGGGGACGACGTTCGACCAGAACACCGTCGGCTCCGCCGGCAGCTCGAACCCGAGTCTCCAGTAA